A stretch of Pseudoclavibacter chungangensis DNA encodes these proteins:
- a CDS encoding DEAD/DEAH box helicase gives MHESDETTSGVSPEGDGLERFAPATREWFRGAFDRPTAVQRGAWNAISAGNHTLVVAPTGSGKTLAAFLWAIDRLAAAEDDGALIPPIPRDVGPSKRHRATSVVYLSPLKALGVDVERNLRSPLVGITQTARRMGVDAPAVTVGVRSGDTSASDRRALLREPPDILITTPESLYLMLTSQARSTLSEVATVILDEVHAVASTKRGSHLALTLERLDALLERPAQRIGLSATVRPLDEIARFLAGDAPVEIVAPGSEKRFDLLVEVPVDDLSDIGSATPRRGGPSDDDDPVFGSAAQSLRDPDDTPAGSIWPHIEESIVDRVLDHRSTIVFVNSRRLAERLTARLNEIYEERLQAAEDLGDLTVVEDEVEDENARAGRGEHGTSDPAAAPFTTDVPTADPPITIDDAGDAPLGGPVNWSAGFGPGRPAPRDPDRPTPRHPPAMLIGGSGQSGGADPVLARAHHGSVSKEARAEVEEALKSGRLRCVVATSSLELGIDMGDVELVIQVESPPSVSSGLQRVGRAGHQVGVVSEGVFYPKHRADVLHSSVAAARMVAGRIERMSIIANPLDVLAQQTVAAASVDELDVEEWFDLVRRSAPFASLSRPVFDATLDLLAGRYPSDQFSELRPRIVWDRDRGVLQGRQGAQRLAVTSGGTIPDRGLFGVFLLASSDGDAPGVTDEGASTPAARRGGMRVGELDEEMVYESRVGDVFALGTTSWRIAEITHDRVLVTPAFGEPGRLPFWVGDALGRPAELGEAIGAITRGIDRAIQAAGQGGPPSRDDGRDPRVGFLPDDLAAITDDRAAGNLVEYVREQRDATGQVPSDTTLVVERFRDELGDWRLVLHSPYGTPVHAPWALMVSARVNERFGLDGAAVANDDGIVVRIPEGDAEPPGAELFVFEPDEVEAIVSREVGGSALFASRFREAAARALLLPRLHPGKRSPLWQQRQKAAQLLDVARTHPTFPIILETVREVLHDVYDLDALQRLTSRIARREVRIVDVQTEQASPFARTILFGYVGAFMYEGDSPLAERRAAALALDPALLADLLGRVELRELLDADVIARVELELQRLAPGRQARDLEGVADLLRVIGPLSANEIAARLEDPDAEAPSTENAAAECPHAESHEPDTDTHTDTDTDTIDADHTVLADDAGPEPASARSAAATPQPPSAEHLARAESIAQDLVSARRALRVRIGGEWRFAAIEDASRLRDAVGVALPIGVPVAFVEPVADPVGDLVSRYARTHGPFTIDAAADRLALGRAVVRETLTRLELARRVVQGEFRPDGTGTEWVDAEVLRRIRARSLAALRSEIEPVEQSAYARFLPTWQHVGGTLRGVDGVVTVVDQLAGVPVPASAWESLVLPARVTDYSPVLLDELTASGELVWRGHGSIAGGDGWVSLHLSDTAPLTLPAEPEGEPDALGERIVELLAGGGAMFFRQLADALGHSDDGVLADAIWELVWQGRLTNDTLAPLRALLSGGAGTASKSAHRTASRAARGRLYRGRVGTPAQQAPSRLGPPRVSGRWSLVPTGEHDATARAHAAGDLLLDRYGVVTRGAVMAEELPGGFALAYRVLSRFEESGRARRGYFVERLGAAQFSTAGAVDRLRTFTREPGDERRALEAVTLASTDPATPFGAALAWPEPPESDGTRHRPARRAGGLVTIVDGALVLYVERGGKTLLTFERDDDVLRAAAASLAETVGRARIPNFVIEKADGEFVLGHDLGTWLQEAGFSATPRGLRLRVR, from the coding sequence GTGCACGAATCCGACGAGACGACGAGCGGCGTGAGCCCCGAGGGCGACGGCCTCGAGCGGTTCGCGCCCGCGACCCGCGAGTGGTTCCGCGGTGCGTTCGACCGCCCGACGGCGGTGCAGCGCGGTGCGTGGAACGCGATCTCGGCCGGCAACCACACCCTCGTCGTCGCGCCGACCGGCTCGGGCAAGACCCTCGCGGCGTTCCTCTGGGCCATCGACCGGCTCGCCGCCGCCGAGGACGACGGCGCACTCATCCCGCCCATCCCCCGTGACGTGGGGCCCTCGAAGCGACACCGCGCGACGAGCGTCGTCTACCTCTCCCCACTCAAGGCGCTCGGCGTCGACGTCGAACGCAACCTCCGCTCCCCCCTCGTCGGCATCACGCAGACGGCCCGCCGCATGGGCGTCGACGCGCCGGCCGTGACGGTCGGTGTCCGCTCCGGCGACACGTCGGCGAGCGACCGCCGGGCGCTGTTGCGCGAGCCGCCCGACATCCTCATCACCACCCCCGAGTCGCTCTACCTCATGCTCACCTCGCAGGCGCGCTCGACGCTCAGCGAGGTCGCGACCGTCATCCTCGACGAGGTACACGCGGTCGCGTCGACGAAACGCGGCTCGCACCTCGCGTTGACGCTCGAACGGCTCGACGCGCTGCTCGAGCGTCCAGCGCAGCGCATCGGCCTCTCGGCGACGGTGCGGCCGCTCGACGAGATCGCCCGCTTCCTCGCGGGTGATGCGCCCGTCGAGATCGTCGCGCCCGGGAGCGAGAAGCGATTCGACCTGCTCGTCGAGGTGCCGGTCGACGACCTGAGCGACATCGGCTCGGCGACGCCGAGGCGCGGCGGCCCGAGCGACGACGACGATCCCGTCTTCGGTTCGGCGGCGCAATCGCTTCGCGACCCGGACGACACCCCCGCCGGGTCGATCTGGCCGCACATCGAGGAATCGATCGTCGACCGCGTGCTCGACCACCGCTCGACGATCGTGTTCGTCAACTCCCGCCGGCTCGCCGAACGCCTCACGGCACGGCTGAACGAGATCTACGAGGAACGGCTGCAAGCTGCCGAGGACCTCGGCGACCTCACCGTCGTCGAGGACGAGGTCGAGGACGAGAACGCGCGGGCTGGACGCGGCGAGCACGGGACGAGCGACCCCGCCGCCGCCCCGTTCACGACCGACGTCCCGACTGCCGACCCGCCGATCACGATCGACGACGCCGGGGACGCACCGCTCGGCGGCCCCGTCAACTGGTCCGCGGGGTTCGGGCCCGGGCGCCCCGCGCCGCGCGACCCCGACCGTCCGACGCCCCGGCACCCCCCGGCGATGCTCATCGGCGGCTCCGGGCAGTCCGGCGGCGCCGACCCCGTGCTCGCCCGGGCCCACCACGGCTCGGTCTCGAAGGAGGCGCGCGCCGAGGTGGAGGAGGCGCTCAAGTCGGGCCGCCTGCGCTGTGTCGTCGCGACGTCGAGCCTCGAGCTCGGCATCGACATGGGTGACGTCGAGCTCGTCATCCAGGTCGAGTCGCCGCCGTCGGTGTCGTCCGGGCTGCAGCGCGTCGGGCGCGCCGGCCACCAGGTCGGCGTCGTGTCGGAGGGCGTGTTCTACCCCAAGCACCGCGCCGACGTCCTGCACTCCTCGGTCGCCGCGGCCCGCATGGTCGCGGGCCGCATCGAGCGCATGTCGATCATCGCGAATCCGCTCGACGTGCTCGCGCAGCAGACGGTCGCGGCGGCCTCGGTGGATGAACTCGACGTCGAGGAGTGGTTCGATCTCGTGCGCCGCTCGGCGCCGTTCGCCTCGCTCTCGCGGCCCGTGTTCGACGCGACCCTCGACCTGCTCGCCGGCCGCTACCCGTCCGACCAGTTCTCGGAGCTGCGGCCGCGCATCGTGTGGGACCGCGACCGCGGCGTGCTCCAGGGGCGGCAGGGCGCGCAGCGCCTCGCCGTGACCTCGGGGGGCACGATCCCCGATCGTGGCCTGTTCGGCGTCTTCCTGCTCGCCTCGAGCGACGGCGACGCGCCGGGCGTCACCGACGAGGGCGCCTCGACGCCCGCGGCACGCCGCGGTGGCATGCGCGTGGGCGAGCTCGACGAGGAGATGGTCTACGAGTCGCGTGTGGGCGACGTGTTCGCGCTCGGGACGACGAGCTGGCGCATCGCCGAGATCACGCACGATCGCGTGCTCGTGACACCCGCGTTCGGCGAGCCCGGCCGGCTGCCGTTCTGGGTGGGCGACGCGCTCGGCCGGCCCGCCGAGCTCGGTGAGGCGATCGGCGCGATCACGCGCGGCATCGATCGCGCGATCCAGGCCGCCGGGCAGGGCGGCCCGCCGTCGCGCGACGACGGACGCGATCCACGGGTCGGCTTCCTTCCGGACGACCTCGCCGCGATCACGGACGACCGGGCCGCCGGGAACCTCGTCGAATACGTCCGCGAGCAGCGCGACGCGACGGGCCAGGTGCCGAGCGACACGACCCTCGTCGTCGAGCGGTTCCGCGACGAACTCGGCGATTGGCGGCTCGTGCTGCACTCGCCGTACGGCACGCCCGTGCACGCGCCGTGGGCGCTCATGGTCTCGGCACGCGTGAACGAGCGCTTCGGGCTCGACGGTGCCGCGGTCGCGAACGACGACGGCATCGTCGTGCGCATTCCCGAGGGCGATGCGGAGCCGCCCGGCGCGGAGCTGTTCGTGTTCGAGCCCGACGAGGTCGAGGCGATCGTGTCGCGCGAGGTCGGCGGCTCGGCGCTGTTCGCCTCGCGTTTTCGCGAGGCCGCGGCGCGGGCCCTGCTCCTGCCCCGACTCCACCCGGGCAAGCGTTCACCGCTGTGGCAGCAGCGGCAGAAGGCGGCGCAATTGCTCGACGTCGCGCGCACGCACCCGACGTTCCCGATCATCCTCGAGACGGTGCGCGAGGTGTTGCACGACGTGTACGACCTCGACGCGCTGCAGCGCCTCACCAGCCGCATCGCGCGGCGCGAGGTGCGCATCGTCGACGTGCAGACCGAGCAGGCCTCGCCGTTCGCGCGCACGATCCTGTTCGGGTACGTCGGCGCGTTCATGTACGAGGGCGACTCGCCGCTCGCGGAGCGGCGGGCCGCGGCCCTCGCGCTCGACCCGGCGCTGCTCGCGGATCTGCTCGGACGCGTCGAGCTGCGCGAGCTGCTCGATGCGGACGTCATCGCGCGCGTCGAGCTCGAACTCCAGCGACTCGCACCGGGTCGTCAGGCGCGCGACCTCGAGGGGGTCGCCGACCTGCTGCGCGTCATCGGCCCACTCTCCGCGAACGAGATCGCGGCACGGCTCGAGGACCCGGACGCGGAGGCCCCCAGCACCGAGAACGCGGCGGCGGAGTGCCCGCACGCGGAGTCCCACGAGCCCGACACCGACACGCACACCGACACCGACACCGACACGATCGATGCGGACCACACCGTTCTCGCGGACGATGCCGGACCGGAACCCGCCTCGGCACGCTCCGCTGCAGCGACACCGCAGCCCCCGTCGGCCGAGCACCTGGCGCGCGCCGAGTCGATCGCGCAGGACCTCGTGTCGGCGCGCCGCGCCCTGCGGGTGCGCATCGGGGGCGAGTGGCGGTTCGCCGCGATCGAGGACGCGTCCCGGCTGCGCGACGCGGTCGGCGTCGCGCTGCCGATCGGCGTGCCCGTCGCCTTCGTCGAGCCCGTCGCCGACCCCGTCGGCGATCTCGTCTCCCGCTATGCGCGCACGCACGGGCCCTTCACGATCGATGCCGCGGCCGATCGCCTCGCGCTCGGCCGTGCGGTCGTGCGCGAGACCCTCACGCGGCTCGAACTCGCGCGCCGCGTCGTGCAGGGCGAGTTCCGTCCCGACGGGACGGGCACCGAGTGGGTCGACGCCGAGGTGCTGCGCCGCATCCGCGCCCGCTCGCTCGCGGCACTGCGCAGTGAGATCGAGCCCGTCGAACAGTCCGCCTACGCGCGCTTCCTTCCCACCTGGCAGCACGTCGGCGGCACGCTGCGGGGCGTCGACGGCGTCGTGACGGTCGTCGACCAGCTTGCCGGTGTACCCGTCCCGGCATCGGCGTGGGAGAGCCTCGTGCTGCCCGCGCGGGTCACGGACTACTCGCCCGTCCTGCTCGACGAGTTGACCGCCTCGGGCGAGCTCGTGTGGCGCGGGCACGGCTCGATCGCGGGCGGCGACGGATGGGTGAGCCTGCACCTGTCCGACACGGCGCCGCTCACGCTCCCCGCCGAGCCGGAGGGCGAGCCGGACGCCCTGGGTGAGCGCATCGTCGAACTCCTCGCGGGCGGTGGTGCGATGTTCTTCCGGCAGCTCGCCGATGCGCTCGGTCACAGCGACGACGGCGTGCTCGCCGACGCGATCTGGGAGCTCGTGTGGCAGGGGCGCCTGACGAACGACACGCTCGCACCGTTGCGCGCGCTCCTGAGCGGTGGTGCCGGGACGGCGTCGAAGTCGGCCCACCGGACCGCGAGCCGCGCCGCCCGCGGGCGCCTGTACCGGGGCCGCGTCGGGACACCCGCGCAGCAGGCCCCGTCCCGCCTGGGGCCACCGCGCGTGTCGGGCCGCTGGTCGCTCGTCCCCACGGGCGAGCACGACGCGACCGCCCGCGCCCACGCGGCGGGCGATCTGCTGCTCGACCGGTACGGGGTCGTCACGCGCGGCGCGGTCATGGCCGAGGAGCTGCCGGGCGGGTTCGCGCTCGCCTATCGCGTGCTCTCGCGCTTCGAGGAGTCCGGACGCGCGCGACGCGGGTATTTCGTCGAGCGCCTCGGCGCGGCCCAGTTCTCGACGGCCGGCGCGGTCGACCGGCTGCGCACGTTCACGCGCGAGCCCGGCGACGAGCGGCGCGCGCTGGAGGCCGTGACGCTCGCATCGACCGACCCGGCGACCCCGTTCGGCGCGGCGCTCGCGTGGCCCGAACCACCCGAGAGCGACGGCACGCGCCATCGGCCGGCGCGACGCGCGGGCGGGCTCGTGACGATCGTCGACGGCGCGCTCGTGCTCTACGTGGAACGCGGCGGGAAGACACTGCTGACGTTCGAGCGGGACGACGACGTGCTCCGCGCCGCCGCGGCGTCGCTCGCCGAGACGGTCGGGCGGGCGCGCATCCCGAACTTCGTGATCGAGAAGGCCGACGGCGAGTTCGTGCTGGGCCACGACCTCGGGACGTGGCTGCAGGAGGCGGGATTCTCGGCGACGCCGCGTGGCCTGCGCCTGCGCGTCAGGTGA
- a CDS encoding PspC domain-containing protein, producing the protein MSNNRLVRPRHGRIIAGVCLGIAERFNLSPGLVRVLAVLSFLLPGPQILVYIVLWFLMPSE; encoded by the coding sequence ATGTCGAACAACCGCCTCGTCCGCCCCCGCCACGGCCGCATCATCGCGGGTGTCTGCCTCGGTATCGCGGAGCGCTTCAACCTGTCGCCGGGGCTCGTGCGGGTGCTCGCGGTGCTGTCGTTCCTGCTGCCCGGCCCGCAGATCCTCGTCTACATCGTGCTCTGGTTCCTGATGCCCTCGGAGTAG
- a CDS encoding ABC transporter ATP-binding protein produces MDAAEIDAAEIDAAEGPNVPRPTDVPGESGAPASAQTPTRSTGGEGSVAPATADAPAEAPATAGAPEASDTRKGSVASARANAGSSDGAADASGGDTTAPAALAKPSGTTGDLAPLLVVDDATVVFPGPRGSRRRALDGVSIRIAPGETLGVVGESGSGKSTLGRAVLGLQRLDAGSVELFGAPWSALPERRRRPLRRRVQVISQDPLGSFDPRLTVGQLIDQPLRLGPRRAAAERRAEAVRLLGLVDLDGDLLGERPGRLSGGQRQRVSIAQALASDPELLVADEPVSALDVLTQAQVLDLLVELQARVGLAMLFISHDLGVVQHLTHRIAVMKDGRIVETGPVDEVFDRPRHPYTVELFDAVPRIGTRPSPAT; encoded by the coding sequence ATCGACGCGGCGGAGATCGACGCGGCGGAGATCGACGCGGCGGAGGGGCCGAACGTCCCCCGGCCGACGGACGTACCCGGCGAGTCGGGCGCGCCGGCTTCCGCGCAGACACCGACGAGGTCGACCGGAGGAGAGGGGTCGGTCGCACCGGCCACGGCGGATGCGCCTGCGGAGGCACCGGCAACGGCGGGTGCGCCGGAGGCGTCGGACACTCGGAAGGGCTCAGTCGCATCGGCGCGCGCGAACGCCGGATCTTCAGATGGCGCGGCCGACGCTTCGGGCGGCGACACCACCGCTCCCGCGGCGCTCGCGAAGCCGTCCGGCACGACTGGCGATCTCGCGCCGCTCCTCGTCGTCGACGACGCCACCGTCGTCTTCCCTGGCCCGCGCGGCTCGCGGCGCCGCGCGCTCGACGGGGTGAGCATCCGGATCGCGCCGGGCGAGACGCTCGGGGTCGTGGGCGAATCCGGTTCGGGAAAGAGCACGCTCGGGCGTGCCGTCCTCGGCCTCCAGCGACTCGATGCCGGCTCCGTCGAGCTGTTCGGTGCCCCGTGGAGCGCGCTCCCGGAGCGACGTCGACGGCCGTTGCGCCGACGCGTGCAGGTCATCTCGCAGGACCCGCTCGGCAGCTTCGATCCGCGCCTGACCGTCGGGCAGTTGATCGATCAGCCGCTTCGGCTCGGGCCGCGACGTGCGGCGGCCGAACGACGCGCGGAGGCCGTGCGCCTGCTCGGGCTCGTCGACCTCGACGGGGATCTGCTCGGCGAGCGGCCGGGTCGACTGTCGGGTGGGCAGCGCCAGCGCGTGTCGATCGCGCAGGCGCTCGCGAGCGATCCCGAGCTCCTCGTCGCCGACGAACCGGTCTCGGCGCTCGACGTGCTGACGCAGGCGCAGGTGCTCGATCTGCTGGTCGAGCTGCAGGCCCGGGTGGGACTCGCGATGCTGTTCATCTCCCACGACCTGGGTGTCGTGCAGCACCTGACCCATCGCATCGCGGTCATGAAGGACGGGCGGATCGTCGAGACGGGGCCGGTCGACGAGGTCTTCGATCGGCCGCGACACCCCTACACGGTCGAGCTGTTCGACGCGGTCCCCCGCATCGGCACCCGCCCGAGCCCGGCGACCTGA
- a CDS encoding ABC transporter permease, producing the protein MSAADTLLAVPRAKRLRGNVPVGTILAGIVVAAVIAAALVPGLFTHLDPEEAVLGSVFQPPSAAHPFGTDHLGRDVASRVVHGARYSLLIGVGAALLSLLIGTLLGLLSVYLPFGLDRLVQRGVDILLAFPELLLALLIIAVLGRGPVNTLIAVGLAGAAGYARLVRSQVLSARLSGYAEQAKVLGESPLRVVASRVLPNIARPIVVLATIGVGTSILSASGLSFLGLGVAPPTPEWGALLSEGRSYLSTAPWASVFPATAIALSVVSITVLGRSLQARLTKGTGA; encoded by the coding sequence ATGAGCGCCGCCGACACGCTGCTCGCCGTTCCGCGCGCGAAGCGTCTGCGCGGGAACGTCCCCGTCGGGACGATCCTCGCCGGGATCGTCGTCGCGGCCGTCATCGCCGCGGCACTCGTGCCCGGACTGTTCACGCACCTCGACCCGGAGGAGGCGGTCCTCGGCTCCGTGTTCCAGCCGCCGAGCGCGGCACACCCGTTCGGCACCGACCACCTCGGGCGCGACGTCGCCTCGCGCGTCGTCCACGGCGCACGCTACTCGCTGCTCATCGGCGTCGGCGCGGCACTGCTGTCGCTCCTGATCGGCACGCTCCTCGGACTGCTGTCCGTGTACCTGCCGTTCGGGCTCGACCGGCTCGTGCAGCGCGGCGTGGACATCCTGCTCGCGTTCCCCGAACTGCTGCTCGCGCTGCTCATCATCGCCGTGCTGGGGCGCGGCCCCGTCAACACGCTCATCGCCGTCGGCCTCGCGGGGGCCGCGGGCTATGCCCGTCTCGTACGCTCCCAGGTGCTGAGCGCGCGGCTCTCCGGGTACGCGGAGCAGGCGAAGGTGCTCGGCGAGTCCCCGCTGCGGGTCGTCGCGAGCCGCGTGCTCCCGAACATCGCGCGGCCGATCGTCGTGCTCGCGACGATCGGCGTCGGCACGTCGATCCTGTCCGCCTCGGGCCTCAGCTTCCTCGGGCTCGGCGTCGCACCGCCGACGCCCGAGTGGGGCGCGCTCCTCTCCGAGGGCCGCAGTTACCTGAGCACGGCGCCGTGGGCGAGTGTGTTCCCCGCGACGGCGATCGCGCTGTCGGTCGTCTCGATCACCGTGCTCGGACGCTCGCTCCAGGCACGACTCACGAAGGGAACGGGCGCATGA
- a CDS encoding ABC transporter permease, translating to MTQHDIGADARAGDPTASAAGATTGDPRRTAAAPGPSPDGPTAGTGKATASSDDARRRSPAGVVLRQVGRRLLELVLVLWGAATITFIAVKSIPGDPVAIISGGENIVDAEQRAVVTAAYGLDQPLIVQYLRYLGRAFTGDIGESYAFRSPVVEVIGEAIVPTLQLALTGFVLAILIATVTALLTSGARPGVRFLASGTELVLLSTPVYWIGIILLLVFSFWLGWFPVVGADGPGSLVLPALALSLPLAAIISQVMRDGIEHALDQPFALTVRSRGVGEIGLRVRHALRHSLLAVSTIAGTMLGGVLTGSILTETVFGRPGIGQITLLGISSRDMPLILGLVVLSALLYSLINLVIDLGYALIDPRIRDGVPA from the coding sequence ATGACGCAGCACGATATCGGTGCGGACGCCAGGGCGGGTGATCCCACCGCGAGCGCCGCGGGCGCCACGACGGGTGACCCCCGACGGACGGCCGCGGCCCCGGGACCGTCACCCGACGGGCCGACCGCGGGGACGGGGAAGGCGACGGCGTCGTCCGACGACGCGCGCCGCCGGTCCCCCGCCGGTGTCGTGCTGCGCCAGGTCGGTCGCCGACTGCTCGAGCTCGTGCTCGTGCTGTGGGGCGCCGCGACGATCACGTTCATCGCCGTGAAGTCGATCCCGGGCGACCCCGTCGCGATCATCTCGGGCGGCGAGAACATCGTCGACGCGGAGCAGCGTGCGGTCGTGACGGCCGCGTACGGGCTCGACCAGCCGCTCATCGTGCAGTACCTGCGCTATCTCGGGCGCGCGTTCACGGGCGACATCGGCGAGAGCTACGCGTTCCGCTCCCCCGTGGTCGAGGTGATCGGGGAGGCGATCGTGCCGACCCTGCAGCTCGCGCTCACGGGCTTCGTGCTCGCGATCCTCATCGCGACCGTGACGGCGCTCCTCACTTCGGGGGCACGGCCCGGCGTCCGGTTCCTCGCGTCCGGCACCGAGCTCGTGCTGCTCAGCACGCCCGTCTACTGGATCGGCATCATCCTGCTGCTCGTGTTCAGCTTCTGGCTGGGCTGGTTCCCCGTCGTCGGTGCGGACGGGCCGGGGTCGCTCGTGCTGCCCGCGCTCGCCCTCTCGCTCCCGCTCGCGGCGATCATCTCGCAGGTCATGCGCGACGGCATCGAGCACGCGCTCGACCAGCCGTTCGCGCTCACCGTGCGCTCGCGCGGCGTCGGCGAGATCGGCCTGCGCGTGCGGCACGCGCTGCGCCACTCGCTACTCGCGGTGTCGACGATCGCGGGCACGATGCTCGGCGGCGTCCTCACGGGATCGATCCTCACGGAGACGGTGTTCGGGCGGCCCGGCATCGGGCAGATCACGCTGCTCGGCATCTCCTCGCGCGACATGCCGCTCATCCTCGGGCTCGTCGTCCTCTCGGCGCTGCTCTACTCCCTCATCAACCTCGTGATCGACCTCGGCTACGCGCTCATCGATCCGCGCATCCGGGACGGGGTGCCCGCATGA
- a CDS encoding ABC transporter substrate-binding protein has protein sequence MTSLHDRARRSHRPPRPVAFSALALAALVALTGCASGTATGEDAAAGQPVEGGVLQVALGNDTNIINPHLTGSSVTATITRDVVDSLVSQDVDNSIHPWLATEWDVNEANTEYTFTLRDDVTFSDGEKLDAAAVKQNFDFVLDPANNSTYARSLLGPVAAVEAPDATTVVIRYDESFAPLLQGLSLSYLGIQSPAFLTSGGDLSTNAVGSGPFTLESFAPGQGSKLTKRDDYNWGPGHLAHTGPAHLDGIEYRYLPESSTRLGALQSGQVQAIDSVPPADAATLGSNEKITVDVYQNPGVPYSLQLNTTRAPFDDVKVRQAFQTGVDIDAAIEATLFGTVETATGPLSSHTEFADADADGSWKNQPDRANTLLDEAGWTERNADGIRTKNGSPLTVTLSYDEGYTGQTNANLLQALQSEYRKIGIDLVLDSVDAGTQSARTEAGDYDAIAYFFVRAEADILRTVYGSASVGTGNGSRVTTLDPLLDEAVGATPERRAELYTQVQREVIDQAYSVPLYVPNYQVAHTSELQGLAWATNAKPLFYNAWLTNGS, from the coding sequence GTGACCTCGCTCCACGATCGCGCCCGGCGATCACACCGTCCGCCCCGCCCCGTCGCGTTCTCCGCGCTCGCGCTCGCCGCACTCGTCGCCCTCACCGGTTGCGCGAGCGGCACGGCCACAGGCGAGGACGCGGCCGCCGGCCAGCCCGTCGAGGGAGGCGTCCTGCAGGTCGCCCTCGGCAACGACACGAACATCATCAACCCGCACCTGACCGGCAGCTCGGTGACCGCGACGATCACGCGCGACGTCGTCGACTCGCTCGTGTCGCAGGACGTCGACAATTCGATCCACCCGTGGCTCGCGACCGAGTGGGACGTGAACGAGGCGAACACCGAGTACACGTTCACGCTGCGCGACGACGTCACCTTCTCGGACGGCGAGAAGCTCGACGCGGCCGCGGTCAAGCAGAACTTCGACTTCGTCCTCGACCCCGCCAACAACTCGACGTACGCGCGCTCGCTCCTCGGCCCCGTCGCCGCCGTCGAGGCGCCCGACGCGACGACGGTCGTCATCCGCTACGACGAGTCGTTCGCCCCGCTCCTGCAGGGGCTCAGCCTCTCCTACCTCGGCATCCAGTCGCCCGCGTTCCTCACGAGCGGCGGCGACCTCAGCACGAACGCGGTCGGCTCCGGCCCCTTCACGCTCGAATCGTTCGCGCCGGGACAGGGCTCGAAGCTCACGAAGCGTGACGACTACAACTGGGGCCCCGGTCACCTCGCCCACACGGGCCCGGCGCACCTCGACGGCATCGAGTACCGCTACCTGCCCGAGTCGTCGACGCGCCTCGGCGCGCTCCAGAGCGGCCAGGTGCAGGCGATCGACTCCGTGCCGCCCGCCGACGCCGCGACGCTCGGCTCGAACGAGAAGATCACGGTCGACGTGTACCAGAACCCCGGCGTGCCCTACTCGCTGCAGCTCAACACGACGCGGGCACCGTTCGACGACGTGAAGGTGCGCCAGGCGTTCCAGACGGGCGTCGACATCGACGCGGCCATCGAGGCCACGCTCTTCGGCACGGTCGAGACCGCGACCGGCCCGCTCAGCTCGCACACCGAGTTCGCGGACGCCGACGCCGACGGTTCGTGGAAGAACCAGCCCGACCGCGCGAACACGCTGCTCGACGAGGCCGGCTGGACCGAGCGCAACGCGGACGGCATCCGCACGAAGAACGGCTCGCCGCTCACCGTGACCCTCAGCTACGACGAGGGCTACACGGGGCAAACGAACGCGAACCTGCTGCAGGCGCTGCAGTCGGAGTACCGCAAGATCGGCATCGACCTCGTGCTCGACTCGGTCGACGCGGGCACGCAGTCGGCCCGCACGGAGGCCGGTGACTACGACGCGATCGCGTACTTCTTCGTGCGTGCCGAGGCCGACATCCTGCGCACCGTGTACGGCTCGGCGAGCGTCGGCACGGGCAACGGTTCGCGCGTCACGACGCTCGACCCGCTCCTCGACGAGGCCGTCGGTGCGACGCCGGAGCGCCGCGCCGAGCTGTACACGCAGGTGCAGCGCGAGGTCATCGACCAGGCGTACTCGGTGCCGCTGTACGTGCCGAACTACCAGGTCGCGCACACGTCCGAGCTGCAGGGGCTCGCGTGGGCGACGAACGCCAAGCCGCTGTTCTACAACGCCTGGCTGACGAACGGGAGCTGA